Proteins encoded by one window of Ignavibacteriota bacterium:
- a CDS encoding HAMP domain-containing protein, whose product MNIQTKLQLAFVLLGLLSVGATGWQAFDTSRDALETATFERLTSVRETMKSRVEEWFASHRLLMREAADDEVLRAEARRAVQAGQAARDIFRSGLRYTQEHAFSALFLTDTGGTRLYCECWSAGAAAAARDGARPGAAALRNAARMAAADTGCIVTDFDFSSRDAAPPMALFAVKLADAGRAPLVLVAAISIDRLNTLATSGGRWLERGLGESGETYIVGSDLRMRSDSRFFLQDATKYLRGMRASGADSATLRLIAARRSTALVQTVNTAAARAALRGESGTLIDNDYRGVRVISAFAPLDIEGVRWVLLAEIDTREAFSAIAALRERLALSGLITLLAGLVVGVVVARGISRPVLQLARHAERFGRGAHTERAHVGARGEIGTLASTFNAMADRITRNTEALEREIHERRDAEQRLTASRESLRNLSAHLHSVREDERKGMAREIHDELGQALTTLKLELRILDEDVRDAFPDLHRRIDVMSGLIDTTLRSVKQLITDLRPRLLDDLGLTAAIEWQAEDFSRRTGIACAVEIAPDDIALDPERSIAIFRIFQEALTNTARHSGADAVTARLASDASGVILDVRDNGRGITGDEAAHPGSFGLLGMRERAAYWGGTAEIDGAPGRGTRVRVFIPHHREDT is encoded by the coding sequence GTGAACATCCAGACAAAACTCCAGCTTGCCTTCGTGCTGCTCGGCCTCCTGTCGGTGGGGGCGACGGGGTGGCAGGCCTTCGACACGTCGCGTGACGCGCTCGAGACCGCGACCTTCGAGCGACTGACATCCGTGCGCGAGACGATGAAGAGCCGCGTGGAGGAGTGGTTCGCCTCGCACCGGCTGCTGATGCGCGAGGCGGCGGACGACGAGGTGCTCCGGGCCGAAGCGCGGCGCGCGGTACAGGCGGGTCAGGCCGCGCGCGATATTTTCCGTTCGGGTCTGCGCTACACGCAGGAGCACGCCTTCAGCGCGCTGTTCCTGACGGATACCGGAGGAACACGGCTGTACTGCGAGTGTTGGTCCGCCGGCGCGGCAGCGGCCGCGCGTGACGGAGCGCGTCCGGGAGCGGCGGCACTGCGCAACGCGGCGCGAATGGCCGCGGCCGACACAGGGTGTATTGTGACGGACTTCGATTTTTCATCACGCGACGCCGCGCCGCCGATGGCGCTGTTCGCGGTGAAGCTCGCGGACGCCGGCCGGGCGCCGCTGGTGCTTGTAGCGGCCATTTCGATCGACCGCCTGAACACGCTCGCCACCTCCGGGGGCCGCTGGCTCGAGAGAGGCCTGGGCGAGAGCGGCGAGACGTACATCGTCGGCAGCGACCTGCGCATGCGCAGCGATTCGCGCTTTTTCCTGCAGGACGCGACGAAATACCTGCGCGGCATGCGAGCGAGCGGCGCCGACTCCGCCACACTGCGGCTCATCGCCGCGAGGCGGTCGACCGCCCTGGTGCAGACCGTGAACACCGCGGCGGCGCGCGCGGCGCTGCGCGGAGAAAGCGGGACGCTCATCGACAACGATTACCGCGGTGTGCGTGTGATCAGCGCCTTCGCGCCGCTCGACATCGAGGGTGTGCGCTGGGTGCTGCTGGCCGAGATCGACACGCGCGAGGCCTTCAGCGCGATCGCGGCCCTGCGCGAGCGGCTCGCGTTGTCGGGCCTCATCACGCTGCTCGCGGGCCTCGTGGTCGGCGTGGTTGTCGCGCGCGGCATCTCGCGTCCCGTGCTGCAGCTCGCGCGCCACGCCGAGCGCTTCGGCCGCGGCGCACACACCGAACGCGCGCACGTCGGGGCGCGCGGCGAGATCGGGACGCTTGCCTCCACCTTCAACGCCATGGCCGACCGCATCACGCGCAACACCGAGGCGCTCGAACGAGAGATACACGAGCGACGCGACGCGGAACAGCGCCTGACCGCCTCGCGCGAATCGCTGCGCAATCTTTCGGCCCACCTGCATTCGGTGCGCGAGGACGAGCGCAAGGGCATGGCGCGTGAAATTCACGACGAGCTGGGACAGGCGCTCACCACGCTGAAGCTGGAGCTGCGCATACTCGACGAGGACGTCCGCGACGCCTTTCCCGACCTGCACCGACGCATCGATGTGATGAGCGGATTGATCGACACCACGCTCCGTTCCGTCAAACAGTTGATCACCGATCTGCGACCGCGCCTTCTCGACGACCTCGGTCTCACCGCAGCCATCGAATGGCAGGCCGAGGATTTTTCTCGTCGCACGGGCATCGCCTGCGCGGTCGAAATCGCGCCCGACGACATCGCGCTCGATCCGGAACGATCGATCGCGATATTCCGCATTTTTCAGGAGGCGCTCACCAACACGGCGCGGCATTCGGGGGCGGACGCCGTCACCGCCCGTCTCGCGTCGGACGCGTCGGGAGTGATTCTCGACGTGCGCGACAACGGGCGAGGCATCACGGGTGACGAGGCCGCCCATCCCGGCTCCTTCGGGCTGCTCGGCATGCGTGAACGAGCCGCCTACTGGGGCGGGACCGCCGAGATAGACGGCGCGCCGGGCCGCGGCAC
- a CDS encoding T9SS type A sorting domain-containing protein, producing the protein MGGTPVQNRVQRVVFLLLLSAMLFASEASAQQYTRVTTDDWAEGIDYATPFIVDIDGDAKLDLLVGSSAGPIRRFEQSAPLSITFTLVDGNFLNHTNESESAVTGADLDADGKLDLLVGNNDGKLYHYRQRAANGEEFELVTSNFANIDIGAHAVPTLTDFEGDGLYDLVVTESSSPVHLFRQKAPGSLEFIAGKPDMFQLRTSYPSACFADLDADGRLDALFPNGNNGTIRHYVQDAVVKDSFILAGTDFSGISGHPLGVACARDLNADGRLELLIGDRYGRVVMYGQTAAGSLDFSTVLDSRVIGIRDYGSEQCIAATDLDADGLLDILIATLVDDNAGRSAFARLEQDRAGSLSFSTQPITVAADLDGGWPGFGLHDIDANGRIDMIYSRAGGYLSRLEQRNGRPDVFDLVTPLFSGGIDPPGNATFPSFVDLDGNGRLDMLLNTSNRKTLHYEQNAANDTAFTLVSDELRELNNTYYPYSSFRRDAVTGRLVMVRTYANRLTLYAQDSVRPSWFNAIGTIPGLEIRSFPQPVFADINADGVSDLLVGNQEGGISLFLGSGPSAASAPASPSGLRIRAVYPQPAATEMWVDLGATPGLLDMSIHDVLGRSVRTFTAVNSDVTDRIMRMDVSALPAGPYLLRVRGGVSESARLISIGAHQ; encoded by the coding sequence ATGGGTGGAACGCCGGTACAAAATCGTGTGCAACGAGTGGTATTCCTGCTGCTTCTCTCCGCAATGCTGTTCGCATCCGAGGCCTCCGCGCAGCAGTACACGCGGGTGACCACGGACGACTGGGCCGAAGGCATCGACTACGCGACACCGTTCATCGTCGACATCGACGGCGACGCGAAACTCGATCTTCTCGTCGGTTCGAGTGCCGGGCCGATCCGCCGCTTCGAACAGAGCGCGCCTCTCTCCATCACCTTTACACTCGTGGATGGAAATTTTCTGAACCACACGAACGAATCGGAATCCGCTGTCACCGGGGCCGACCTCGACGCCGACGGAAAACTGGATCTGCTTGTCGGAAACAATGACGGAAAGCTCTACCACTACAGGCAGCGCGCGGCGAACGGTGAAGAGTTCGAGCTTGTGACGAGCAATTTCGCAAACATCGACATCGGCGCGCATGCGGTGCCGACACTCACGGATTTTGAAGGCGACGGATTGTACGATCTTGTTGTCACGGAGTCGTCGAGTCCCGTGCATCTCTTTCGACAGAAGGCCCCCGGGTCGCTCGAATTCATTGCGGGCAAGCCGGATATGTTCCAGCTCCGGACCTCGTACCCCTCGGCCTGTTTTGCCGATCTCGATGCCGACGGACGTCTCGACGCGTTGTTCCCCAACGGGAACAACGGCACGATTCGGCATTATGTGCAGGACGCCGTCGTCAAGGATTCGTTTATCCTTGCCGGCACGGATTTCAGCGGCATCAGTGGCCATCCGCTCGGTGTCGCCTGCGCGCGCGACCTGAATGCCGACGGCCGTCTCGAACTACTGATCGGCGACAGATACGGCCGGGTGGTGATGTACGGGCAGACTGCGGCCGGATCACTCGATTTCAGCACCGTGCTCGATTCGCGTGTCATCGGTATCAGGGATTATGGATCCGAACAGTGTATCGCCGCGACGGATCTCGACGCGGACGGCCTGCTCGACATTCTTATCGCAACTCTTGTCGACGACAATGCGGGACGATCCGCATTTGCACGTCTCGAGCAGGATCGTGCGGGCTCGCTCTCCTTCTCGACGCAGCCCATCACCGTAGCCGCGGACCTGGACGGCGGCTGGCCCGGCTTCGGTCTGCATGACATCGACGCGAATGGTCGCATCGACATGATATACAGCCGCGCGGGGGGCTACCTCTCGCGTCTCGAGCAGAGGAACGGCCGGCCGGACGTCTTCGATCTCGTCACGCCGCTTTTTTCCGGTGGCATCGATCCGCCCGGAAACGCCACATTTCCATCCTTCGTCGATCTCGACGGCAACGGCCGTCTCGACATGCTTCTGAATACGTCGAACAGGAAGACGCTGCACTATGAACAGAACGCGGCAAACGACACCGCCTTCACGCTTGTGTCCGACGAACTGCGCGAGCTGAACAACACCTATTATCCGTACTCGTCCTTCCGCCGTGATGCAGTGACAGGTCGGCTAGTGATGGTTCGCACCTACGCAAACCGGCTTACGCTGTACGCGCAGGACAGCGTGCGGCCTTCATGGTTCAACGCAATCGGCACTATCCCGGGTCTCGAGATCCGCTCGTTCCCGCAACCTGTTTTTGCCGACATCAATGCCGACGGAGTATCGGATCTTCTCGTCGGAAATCAGGAGGGGGGCATCAGTCTCTTCCTCGGCAGCGGACCCAGCGCCGCCTCCGCGCCTGCGTCACCCTCGGGCTTGCGCATCCGCGCGGTGTATCCGCAGCCCGCCGCCACGGAAATGTGGGTTGATTTGGGTGCAACGCCGGGCTTGCTCGATATGTCGATACATGACGTGCTCGGGCGCAGTGTGCGCACTTTCACCGCGGTCAATTCCGATGTCACGGACCGCATCATGCGTATGGATGTGTCGGCTCTCCCGGCAGGTCCCTATCTCCTGCGCGTGCGCGGTGGCGTGTCGGAATCGGCGCGTCTGATCAGTATCGGCGCACACCAGTGA